From the genome of Drosophila melanogaster chromosome 2L, one region includes:
- the psd gene encoding palisade, isoform B codes for MMMHSRNRSWTLTLLALGVVLATSAEDLPRSNRIAVPGEPLYYLMADAGPVVTPNEALKRTNRSLLKWWDDLFPRNNNNCCNNNNNNLLYPTAPLLPAPAVPNNCNGLQLQDLDPFKQMKLFKKLPELFPTASPCGQCGGGCGQNNYVAPAPQSPSYGGDGYGVLPNGGYIKPDTEYNGPGDGDAGYVAPAAPAYEAPAPPAPAYEAPAPPAPAYEAPAPAAPAYEAPAPAAPAYEAPTTDYSAPAPPAPAYEPPASSYTQGYSQPAQPSYVGAPPAQIVYQPIIYLSTPLASKSSTSQVEYDDQKYVTPTAPPPPPPPAPVYEAPSQNCYQPAAPPAPNYATPSCQTPIRLSLIDQPYRVAPELFEEYNYRLALASQNIL; via the coding sequence ATGATGATGCACTCCAGAAACAGATCGTGGACTCTGACCCTGCTGGCGCTGGGCGTGGTCCTGGCCACTTCAGCCGAGGATTTGCCGCGGTCCAATCGGATTGCGGTACCGGGGGAGCCACTCTACTACCTGATGGCGGATGCAGGTCCTGTGGTGACCCCCAATGAGGCTTTGAAGCGCACGAACCGCTCTCTGCTCAAGTGGTGGGATGATCTCTTTccccgcaacaacaacaactgctgcaacaacaacaataacaacctGCTGTATCCGACAGCTCCACTGCTACCCGCGCCCGCTGTGCCCAACAACTGCAACGGCCTGCAGCTGCAGGATCTGGATCCCTTCAAGCAGATGAAACTCTTCAAGAAACTTCCCGAACTATTTCCCACAGCCAGTCCGTGTGGACAGTGTGGCGGTGGATGTGGTCAGAACAACTATGTGGCACCGGCGCCACAGAGTCCTTCCTACGGCGGTGATGGTTACGGAGTCCTGCCCAACGGTGGGTACATCAAACCCGATACCGAGTACAATGGACCCGGCGATGGCGATGCAGGCTATGTAGCACCGGCAGCTCCTGCCTACGAAGCTCCGGCACCACCAGCTCCTGCTTACGAAGCTCCTGCTCCACCAGCTCCTGCCTACGAAGCTCCGGCACCAGCTGCTCCTGCCTATGAAGCTCCGGCACCAGCTGCTCCTGCCTACGAAGCACCTACAACTGATTACAGTGCTCCCGCTCCACCAGCTCCCGCCTATGAGCCACCAGCATCCAGCTACACCCAGGGGTACAGCCAGCCCGCACAGCCAAGCTACGTTGGTGCACCACCGGCACAGATCGTTTACCAGCCCATCATCTATCTCTCCACTCCACTGGCATCGAAGTCGTCCACCTCCCAGGTGGAGTATGATGATCAGAAATATGTCACTCCAACAgccccaccaccaccgccaccacctgCCCCCGTTTACGAGGCGCCATCGCAGAATTGCTACCAACCGGCGGCTCCTCCTGCTCCCAACTATGCCACGCCCTCGTGCCAAACGCCCATCCGCCTTTCGCTCATAGATCAGCCATATCGAGTGGCTCCGGAACTGTTCGAGGAATACAACTACCGCCTGGCCCTTGCCTCCCAGAATATTTTGTAG
- the CG13992 gene encoding uncharacterized protein, isoform C encodes MDIQPQALKLIFLWACLAIGLTVLPGATASGHEASPASRDLLNRSKRTMTTICVEIRPSSPQDEPYYMCRGANFGGDSSQQSCVEVRSQGGQGEPFYMCQGAKSTEPAIENQPSMEHMPPFNPQPAEHHDYGHNFPVFPAFEGGSYPQQPVTEDPTRILQVQPAGPTSYQEKPHQQPNPQQHQPHAQYGFYGGPMAAPPTAPAAESAGMQEFHHPIVGSPPAAPPGVPAGPSPASTAASYDPAAFARSSSRPNENPVAGNGRHRFTIDEEVLAVPDVGFRREELQQQYRRPVSQPRPEDQLMWVPLSQTQDPENDPVMKAFYSSLGDERHPTQEAPVSNQDEPMLGQMSPGYSPYNNQYPEAPAPPTLPPPPPTYSQADVTPSANTYCNGCPPTAPPIQCPVDNGVSYSTTCPSFQPVIISMPCYAQRAPTPYFGLPRAPPALAPAGSFGGGFGLGAQLGSPFGMSPQMGGQGYDMEHQVGGPFGMGMQLGMGMNPFGPFGALNPFNPFNRVLGAPAPAAPTQNGNFFQRVFKFNQDAASTSTTEAAPTTEVQSERSGKLNFSSSTPAPPSSEQPDTIVGDDHDSDEAEDSAEDFDKEDDTAMTTPLPASEPDDSADTSGVPAIVSKATELLKPTEKRKRHRQRSSGRSPQKHRYLQQL; translated from the coding sequence ATGGATATCCAACCACAGGCCTTGAAGCTGATCTTCCTTTGGGCATGCCTGGCCATTGGGCTAACGGTGTTACCAGGAGCAACTGCATCCGGACATGAGGCCAGTCCAGCTTCGAGGGATCTACTGAATCGCAGCAAACGCACCATGACTACCATCTGCGTGGAGATTAGGCCAAGTAGTCCGCAGGATGAGCCGTATTATATGTGCCGGGGAGCCAACTTCGGTGGCGACAGTAGCCAGCAAAGTTGTGTGGAGGTCAGAAGCCAAGGTGGCCAGGGGGAGCCATTCTACATGTGCCAGGGAGCGAAATCCACAGAACCCGCAATCGAGAATCAACCCTCCATGGAGCATATGCCTCCGTTTAATCCTCAACCCGCTGAACATCATGATTACGGTCACAACTTTCCCGTGTTTCCCGCCTTTGAGGGCGGGTCATATCCCCAGCAGCCCGTCACAGAAGATCCCACTCGCATTCTCCAAGTCCAGCCAGCGGGTCCGACGTCATACCAGGAGAAGCCCCACCAGCAGCCTAATCCTCAGCAGCATCAGCCCCACGCCCAGTACGGATTCTACGGAGGCCCTATGGCAGCCCCTCCAACTGCACCTGCAGCGGAGTCAGCTGGCATGCAAGAATTTCATCACCCAATTGTGGGCAGCCCGCCAGCAGCTCCACCAGGAGTTCCAGCTGGCCCAAGCCCAGCGTCCACGGCCGCTTCGTATGATCCTGCAGCATTTGCGAGGTCGTCAAGTCGCCCCAACGAGAACCCAGTAGCCGGAAATGGTAGACATCGATTCACTATCGACGAGGAGGTGCTGGCAGTGCCGGATGTGGGTTTTAGGCGAGAGGAGCTCCAACAGCAATACCGTAGGCCAGTGAGTCAACCGCGACCAGAAGATCAGTTGATGTGGGTGCCGTTGTCGCAGACGCAGGATCCCGAAAACGATCCGGTTATGAAGGCATTCTACAGCAGCCTGGGAGACGAAAGACATCCCACACAGGAGGCACCGGTGAGCAACCAGGATGAGCCCATGTTGGGACAAATGTCTCCTGGCTACAGCCCCTACAACAATCAATACCCAGAGGCTCCTGCCCCACCCACTCTGCCGCCACCACCTCCAACCTATTCCCAAGCAGATGTAACTCCCTCTGCCAACACATATTGTAATGGATGTCCTCCCACAGCACCACCAATTCAATGTCCAGTGGACAACGGGGTGAGCTACAGTACCACCTGTCCGAGCTTCCAACCGGTCATTATAAGCATGCCCTGCTACGCACAACGAGCACCAACTCCCTACTTTGGGCTTCCCAGAGCACCACCAGCATTGGCTCCAGCAGGTTCCTTTGGAGGTGGATTTGGGCTGGGAGCACAGCTGGGAAGCCCTTTTGGCATGTCTCCCCAGATGGGAGGACAGGGATACGACATGGAGCACCAGGTGGGTGGCCCCTTTGGCATGGGCATGCAGCTTGGAATGGGAATGAACCCATTCGGACCCTTCGGAGCCCTCAATCCTTTCAATCCTTTCAACAGAGTTCTGGGAGCACCAGCTCCCGCTGCTCCAACGCAAAATGGTAACTTTTTCCAGCGCGTCTTCAAATTCAACCAGGACGCTGCCTCCACCTCAACAACAGAAGCTGCTCCTACCACAGAAGTTCAATCGGAAAGATCGGGCAAGCTGAACTTCTCGAGTAGCACTCCGGCGCCACCCAGCTCAGAACAGCCAGATACCATTGTGGGTGATGACCACGACAGTGATGAGGCTGAGGACTCTGCTGAAGATTTTGACAAGGAAGATGATACGGCGATGACCACACCGCTACCAGCCTCCGAGCCAGATGATTCCGCTGACACATCCGGAGTTCCGGCCATTGTGAGCAAGGCGACGGAACTGCTCAAGCCAACGGAGAAACGGAAGCGACACCGTCAGCGCTCCAGCGGACGTAGTCCCCAAAAGCATAGATACCTGCAGCAGTTGTAG
- the Ucp4C gene encoding uncoupling protein 4C, with protein sequence MDKAERDYWHLRSLEIEEEPRFPPTNVADPLTARNLFQLYVNTFIGANLAESCVFPLDVAKTRMQVDGEQAKKTGKAMPTFRATLTNMIRVEGFKSLYAGFSAMVTRNFIFNSLRVVLYDVFRRPFLYQNERNEEVLKIYMALGCSFTAGCIAQALANPFDIVKVRMQTEGRRRQLGYDVRVNSMVQAFVDIYRRGGLPSMWKGVGPSCMRACLMTTGDVGSYDISKRTFKRLLDLEEGLPLRFVSSMCAGLTASVLSTPADVIKSRMMNQPVDESGKNLYYKNSLDCVRKLVREEGVLTLYKGLMPTWFRLGPFSVLFWLSVEQLRQWEGQSGF encoded by the coding sequence ATGGACAAAGCTGAACGCGACTACTGGCATCTTCGATCCTTGGAAATCGAAGAGGAGCCGCGATTTCCGCCAACAAACGTCGCTGATCCACTAACCGCACGCAATCTGTTCCAGCTCTACGTCAACACCTTCATTGGAGCCAATCTGGCCGAGTCGTGTGTCTTCCCATTGGACGTGGCCAAGACCCGGATGCAGGTAGATGGCGAGCAGGCCAAGAAGACGGGTAAAGCGATGCCAACTTTCCGGGCAACTCTTACCAACATGATCCGAGTGGAGGGATTCAAGTCGCTCTACGCCGGCTTCTCGGCAATGGTGACCCGAAACTTTATCTTCAACTCGTTACGTGTTGTTCTCTACGACGTTTTCCGGCGCCCTTTTCTCTACCAGAACGAGCGGAACGAGGAAGTGCTCAAGATCTACATGGCGCTGGGATGCAGCTTCACCGCAGGCTGCATTGCCCAGGCACTGGCCAATCCCTTTGACATCGTCAAGGTGCGAATGCAGACGGAAGGACGCCGCCGCCAGCTGGGCTATGATGTGCGGGTGAACAGCATGGTGCAGGCCTTCGTGGACATCTACCGCCGTGGCGGACTGCCCAGTATGTGGAAGGGTGTAGGGCCCAGCTGCATGCGTGCCTGCCTGATGACGACCGGCGATGTGGGCAGCTACGATATCAGTAAGCGCACCTTCAAGCGCCTGCTGGACTTGGAGGAAGGCCTGCCACTGCGTTTCGTGTCTTCCATGTGCGCCGGACTAACGGCATCCGTGCTCAGCACGCCGGCGGACGTGATCAAGTCGCGGATGATGAACCAGCCGGTGGACGAGAGCGGCAAGAATCTGTACTACAAGAACTCCCTCGACTGCGTTAGGAAGCTGGTCAGGGAGGAGGGTGTCCTCACGTTATATAAGGGCCTAATGCCCACTTGGTTTCGGCTGGGACCGTTCTCAGTGCTCTTTTGGCTGTCCGTCGAGCAGCTGCGTCAGTGGGAAGGCCAGAGTGGATTTTAG